From the genome of Bacteroidota bacterium:
TACGAAGAATGAATGTTCCATGATGTTGCTTTGCAAATAAATATGCGTAAAGTGCAGTACGAAGACCGCCAACATGAAGGTAACCGGTAGGTGAAGGGGCAAAACGAGTGCGAACGGACATTACAATACTATTAAATTAAAAAACAGACCTAACAGATTTTTAAAACCTGTTAGGCCTTAAATAATTATGATAAAAATACCAAACTTTTGTTATACTTCCAAAGCAGATGATAACAACAATCAATCATATCAATACATTAGAACGACCGGAGCTGGAACCATATCGAACGCTTCGGCGGCCAATTGAACATTTGGAACAAGGAATCTTTGTTGCAGAAGGTGAAAAAGTCATCGTTCGATTGTTGGAAAGTTCGTTGACCGTTCGATCCGTACTGCTTTCTCAAGACTGGTTTGATATCTATCATCCTTTGATTGAAAAGAACTTGAATATGATCGATGTGTTCATCGGTGAAAAGAAACTTCTTGAAACAATTGTTGGTCACGTTCTTCATCAATCGATTATGGGATTGGCAACAGTTCCCGCACACTTGCTTAGTGATCAGTTCATTCAAAAGACAAAGGATCGTTCGTTGATAGTATTGGTCGATGGAATCACTAATGCAGAAAATATGGGAGTAATCGTCCGAAACTGCGTCTGTTTTAATGTGGATGCGTTAATGGTGCTCCCCACCTCGTGTGACCCATATCTGCGACGATCAGTTCGCAATTCGATGGGAAATATCTTTCAACTTCCGATCATTTATATTCATAACACTCGAGATGAACTCAAGC
Proteins encoded in this window:
- a CDS encoding RNA methyltransferase, giving the protein MITTINHINTLERPELEPYRTLRRPIEHLEQGIFVAEGEKVIVRLLESSLTVRSVLLSQDWFDIYHPLIEKNLNMIDVFIGEKKLLETIVGHVLHQSIMGLATVPAHLLSDQFIQKTKDRSLIVLVDGITNAENMGVIVRNCVCFNVDALMVLPTSCDPYLRRSVRNSMGNIFQLPIIYIHNTRDELKRLKEKDFTIYGAHPHPKSFDIQNAMIEKKSCIVLGAEGHGISQEVLDLCDTFVKIPMREGVDSLNVASASAVMLWEVRKTMGKE